Part of the Zingiber officinale cultivar Zhangliang chromosome 6A, Zo_v1.1, whole genome shotgun sequence genome, AATCTCCGATCCTTCTCTCGCCGCTCCATGCAGTGGATTGCTTGGTCGCCAGCCTCGTCTTACACGGCGtttcaaccgatcgattcaaacctcTTTCTGATCGAATGTTTCCCGATTCTATGCGAAATTTTTGATCGCACGAGCACTGTGTGCGGATTTAGCAAGGCTGATGTGTTTTCTCGGGAGAAGCTGCGTTTTTTTCTTGGGAAAACGGTTCTGATTTGGCGCTCGCTCAATAAGTTAGGCGCGCAAAAATCGTTCTTTTGTTCTCCTGTTGATTTGTTTATTGGTTTTTCTGATAGAACTGATGGTTGacgaaggaaatttttaaagtaaGTGTTTCAATTTCCACTTTGTTATGATATTTTTGGTCCCTAATTTTTTGGGGTAGCCTGAGTTGGTTCCCATTGTAATGAATAGAGAAACTATGGATGCTACCTTATTTTTTCGATTGCTATGACTGAAAAATGACTGTCCTTCTGTCATATCATGCTTGCATTTTCCCTAAAGATACCTCTTTGTTTAATTCAAGATATCAGAGGGGGTTATTCAATTGTGTAATCTTGATATATAGGTACGGATCTGTTCCATTACTTGCAATTAGACGGACAAGAATGGTTGCTGCAAATGATAGTCTACTGTCACCCACTATATCCTCATCGGACAAGTGTAGCAGGAATAAGAGAAAATTTCTAGCAGATACCCCCATCCTAGACATACCTGATCCTTCTTTGAAGGAAAGTCCACCCCAGGACTATGATCCATTTCCATCCGAGCCATTTGAAGATTTTGAGGCACATGTAAATACATGTAATGCATGTAGAGTCATTAGTCTTAGTCTCAAAAAAACATTGGAGGTGGAAGATGGTAGAGAAGCTGACTGGAGTGGCATGACAGAAACACAACTTGAGGACCTTCTTCTGAGTAATTTGGACACATCATACAAGAATGCAATAAAAAAGGTCACTTCTTATGGATATAAAGAGAGCATTGCAATTAATGCTATATTAGATGTTGGTCGGTGCTCTAGTTGCAATAACCCTGTTGTGGGTATCGCAGAACATGCTTTGGAGTTCCTAGCAAGTGGGAAAACAGTGGATGTTTCTGAGAGAGAGAATGCATCTGAGCAGATTAAGGAGTTGGAGAAGAGCTTATTAGAGGACATGATTGGCCTGCTAAGAGAAATGCAGCCTTTCTTTAGTAGAGGAGATGCAATGTGGTGCTTGTTGATGTGTGATATGAATCTTTCCCATGCATGCCCAAATGAGATTGATCCTTTCTGTAGTTCAGAATGTAAAGATGTTTCAGGTTATTCTGCTTCTCGATCAATCTCTGGTTGTTATTCCTATAAATCTACTTCTGTTATGTCTGAGTCCAATGCTGCATCTgttaagttaaacccttcattatTCTATCCCCAAACTTCCTTGAAAGCTGAAGCCTTCAGTTTGGGTAGTATCTCCAGTTTGCCTTCTCAATTCTATGCATCAGACAGTGTGCATGGTGCATTACCTTTGAAGGAGCCTCTTGTATCTTCATTTACATCTTTGGAGAAGAATCTCTTCTCTTATAGTTCACCTAGTCCTTCTCTTCAAAGTGTAAAGCCTGCTGGAAGTAAAAAATCATTTTCCAGTAGTTCTAGGAATCGCTACAGGTCAAACCACTCGGAAAGGAATGGTCGAGTTCATGGTTATAGGTCAGGTTCAAGAGTAACTAAAACTAGAAACTTCACGAACCTATTATTAAACAAAAAATGTCAGTCAGTTACAGGTTCCATAAACATTGATCCCAATCCCTTTCCATCAAAATTAGATAAAACAGTTGAACTAACTGCTTCAGACTCGATTGCAATCCAGAACTTCTCTTTTACTGCTGGTTCATCTAATACTACATCATCTGGCCTGAACAAAGCTAGTAAGAACCATTCTGAACCTTCTACAAGCTCTGATGCTCCCTTATCACTTACTACCAATACATGTCAAGATGTTACTACTGGAACAAAGAGCAATTGTGTTTCTAGTTTTGTTTACAATCAGGATAATCCGAATTGGAAATATTTGATTGCCAAAGATGAAATCCTGCTTAAATTAGTCCCTCaagttgaagagttgaagacTCAAGTGAATGATTGGACAGAGTGGACACAAGAAAAGGTGATGCAGGCTGCTCGTAGGCTCAACAAGGATAAGGCGGAGCTTCAAATTCTGAGACGAGAAAAAGATGAAGCAGCTCGTCTCCTTAAAGAAAGAGAGACACTAGAAGTTAGTATGATGAAGAAGGTTGCAGAGACAGAGTATGCATGGTCAAAAGCCTGTGCTCAATATGAAATGTCAAATGCTACTATGGAGAGGCTTAAAGATGAgaaccaccgactgaagcaagAATTGGAAGTTTCTAAAGCACATGCTGCTAAATTAGCAACTAATTGTCAAGATGCAACAATGAGGGAAATTATGACACTTAAGAAGATACAGTCTCGGGAAAGAGAAAAGCAAACACTTGCTGAGGAGCTTGCTGCTGAAAAGCACAAATTCTTGCATCTCAACCGGGGGTTGGCAGAAGCTAAAGAGCGCCATGACCAAAGTGAGGTAATGTCAATTAAGTTTACAAAACTTAACGGTGTCattatttttcttgttttctgtCTTGCATTTTTTTTAATCTGTTTCAGACGAACACTACTCGATATTCTTTCCCATTTTTGTTTGATATGCTTTTCCTTTTTTGAATATTGATTAAGGAACAGTCTAACAATTACTGGATAATCTTTGCCAAATTAGTTAGTATGATGTATGAGTAATATACTCTTGTAAATGTAAACTAGAATTACCCAGCATAACATAAGCGGTAACTAATAGTATTAGTGTATGGTAAGTTGACTTGATCCTACACAATGTGTGTTTCTGTGTACTTTTTCACTCATGTGGACTATTCTGAGATTCAAATGATAGAGACATAGCTTATTTATATTGTGGGATCAATGATCCCATCAAGCTTTTTTATAGTTTCTTTACTTAGATGGAAATAGATAAGAGAATGGAATTTAATTCCATCCATTTCCTCCCAAATCAGATAGAAATATTCAGAAACGAAATTTACACATCAAATAAGTGAGGGTATTTCTCTCCTGTTAAATTCAATTCCATCAAAGTCATCAAGATAAATATAATACTGTAATAGAGtaaaacaaaaatataatttctataattttcttttctattaaaCCATTTCGTTTCTCTTATTTTCTCCCCTTTaagtaaatataaaattaaagaaaaaaatggaaattcaaaaaatttaatataggGAATTAACATGTATTTATCTTATTATATTGGTTAGATTGTTTGGCAAATTTTATTAATCTCCCCTTAAATTTGTAGTCCTATTGGTCTCTCCTTTTCTCAAAAGTCACAACTCAGCTAGCACGTAACACCACCTCTTGACCCTCATTCATCGTCTTACCTCTTTAATTTCCCCTTGAATAGAAGGCTCTTCCTCTAATCATGACAAAGGGCTAAGCGACATTGAGAGGCTAACCATCAGCCGCCACAATGACTCGACTCAAATACTCATTTAACgaaggttttaaaaaagagtacGTAAGTGGTATGAAGTCAACCTCCTTAATAGGGAATAGGTGGTATGTTGTTGCATATGTGATTTGTATTAAAATATATTGTAAATTATTTGTATGGATAAAAATTACTGAAAAAAAAATGTATGCTAACAAGCTAATCAAATCATATTTaccaaataaaattatatatgaaaCCAACACCGTCCACATCCATGCATGTGTTCACACATGTTTATATTAATTAACAATGTGGTTGTATTATATATGAGATTACATTAACAAAGAGTAAGTTTATTACTTACCTTTAGTGTCTATTTCCTTGAAAAGATGAAGATTTAAATAGCGAAAGATGAGTTGATCAATCCTATATCTATTGTTTCCTTTCATGAATAAAGAGAGAAGATAAATATttgtaaagttaaatttaaaCATGCATCTTATGTAATCCATCCATCCAAAATCAGATGGAAAGCTAACAACACCCTTTTATTACTAAAAAGTGATTCACCATCTTCATTTAACTCATCATTCCAAAATCAAACGAAAATCtagtacattttttttaaaaaaattaaaaagtgatTCTTCTTGATTTCCATCGGTTTAAGGAGACGATTCGAAGGATAATTGTTCTTTATCCCTCATCAAATTTCCATCTTTTCTATATACTTCAAATTTGTCATATTTCTAGGGAAATAAGACTTAAATTTTTATCCTATTGGCCTCTTTTTTCAAAAGTTACTATTCATGACTGACACACATCACCACCCCTTGACCCTCATTGTCATTTTCCCTTTATAATTTTTATCTTGAATAAAAAACTCTCTAAAGTTGTTGTCGTATGACTTGGTGGTCACCGGTTCGAGTCACGGAAATAACCTCTTGCAATGCAGGATATGGTTACGTACAATAGACCTTTCCCTGGAATCCTATATTGATGAGAGCTTTGTGCACGGGCCACCCTTTAATAAAAGACTTCCTCTAACTATGACTAGTGGAAAAGGAGTATATTACTCATTAAAGtcttgatgaagcaacaactttaAGCAGCTAATCGTTATGCACCGTAAACCATAATGGCCCAACTCAAATTATCAATTAGGCACGAGTTTAAAAAGTGTACGCCACTCATTATGTGGTCGGCCTACTTCATAGCAGAATGAAATCCAtcttaagaaaaaaattataaattatttacaTGGATGAAAATTGTTTACATATGTATAAAAAAAGTAAATTAACAAGCTATTCAATCATTATATATGGGCAAATTGAAGCCAATTATGCATGCTACATGTGGGTGAGCAAAAACCCCATTCAAATTGATTTGATCTGACCCCAACTTAATCCGACAAAAAATATAGATTATTTGGTTTTGGGTGAGTTCATAGTTACAAATGTAATATGCTTTGTACTTCAGATATGAATATCTAATTCAATATACCAATTAACCAGACTTGTAGATATAATgtactaaaaatttaattatataatagTAACTCTCCCATTATCTATCCTTGTTGCTAATTATTAGTTATTATTTGCTTCATGAAATGTGTAGATTAATTGAAATTAGTATTAACATTAATATTAATGAAAGGGTaccattaaatttttttatgaaaaaaatcatATGCTTTTAATCTTGAAGACTCTACTACATtgtacaattattatgtttatatgTTATATGTAGATATATAATGGCATGATGTTAAatgtcttttgatttttttagttatggatttttaacttagaacattggaattttattttttgtgctATGAAATAGGTTTTCTATTTCCATTAATATGTACTTAGGTTGGCCTTCTGACCTCAGGTCATTCTAAAATCTGATAATAGATCTGATCTGACCTGATTCGGGTTGGGTGGAACCTACCATGCTTGGTTTTAGATAAGGTTTTGACAATTCAGGTCAAAATTTTCTTGATTGAATAAACTTACATTGCGACTCATATTGTAAATGTCAATGGACTGCTTTCTAAAGCCGCACATTTGGTTATGTCATTATTGGATGGTATGCTACATAAACAGAAGTATGCTTTACTTGTGAACATAACAGAATACTTCTAAAGTCCTCAAATCAATATAACTACTAAAAACTTGCCTTTAAAACAATGGTAATTATAAGGATTTACATCTCTTATTAGGCAAGATCTTCTTAATTGGCATGTTTTTAATTCCATGTGTGCTTacatacatatatattttattctggATATATTTATAACTTGCATGGAAgtcatatattatcaaggaaaactATTTTATGTTATCAAAGTGGTCAATGAGAAGAACCAGAATATGGGATGTTAATTTGACATAGATATAActcaatcaaaatttaattacatATATAGTAAAAATGTCCTTTAGTCATCCCTATCACTAATTTATAGAAGTAATTTACTCTATGAAATTTGTATGTGCCAAGAGATTGTAATGACATTAATAGGAATTAAAGATTACCATAAGAAAATTAAGAATCCTCGGTTTTAGATGGAGACTCTACTTGATTTGTACATTGTACAACTATTATGTTATATGTAGATATATAATTCTAAGACATTAAGTATGTCTTTTGATAACTTCAGATTTTGAATTTCcatttataatattaaaatttaattttgttgtaaaagataatttttttgtATTAACATCAGTAAGTCCTTGATATGATCTAAAATCTGATAATCTAGCCAACTTGACTTGGGATTAGATTGAATGTACTGTACTTGGTTTTGGAGATATTTTTGGGTCAATTTGCCTTCATCCAAGAACCTTGGTTTGGGTACATATTGGTT contains:
- the LOC121997686 gene encoding MND1-interacting protein 1-like encodes the protein MVAANDSLLSPTISSSDKCSRNKRKFLADTPILDIPDPSLKESPPQDYDPFPSEPFEDFEAHVNTCNACRVISLSLKKTLEVEDGREADWSGMTETQLEDLLLSNLDTSYKNAIKKVTSYGYKESIAINAILDVGRCSSCNNPVVGIAEHALEFLASGKTVDVSERENASEQIKELEKSLLEDMIGLLREMQPFFSRGDAMWCLLMCDMNLSHACPNEIDPFCSSECKDVSGYSASRSISGCYSYKSTSVMSESNAASVKLNPSLFYPQTSLKAEAFSLGSISSLPSQFYASDSVHGALPLKEPLVSSFTSLEKNLFSYSSPSPSLQSVKPAGSKKSFSSSSRNRYRSNHSERNGRVHGYRSGSRVTKTRNFTNLLLNKKCQSVTGSINIDPNPFPSKLDKTVELTASDSIAIQNFSFTAGSSNTTSSGLNKASKNHSEPSTSSDAPLSLTTNTCQDVTTGTKSNCVSSFVYNQDNPNWKYLIAKDEILLKLVPQVEELKTQVNDWTEWTQEKVMQAARRLNKDKAELQILRREKDEAARLLKERETLEVSMMKKVAETEYAWSKACAQYEMSNATMERLKDENHRLKQELEVSKAHAAKLATNCQDATMREIMTLKKIQSREREKQTLAEELAAEKHKFLHLNRGLAEAKERHDQSEDRWKIEHKAKQDALMLVAAERKEREQIEASSKLEEAALALKAESDLQRHNEEIRRLQEQISKMRMDSHTKVPALSWNMNAHSNIDIFNSQVSENEVQRDRECVMCLTEEVSVVFLPCSHQVVCEKCNKLHERQGLKDCPSCRTPIHRRIHVRSI